In Sus scrofa isolate TJ Tabasco breed Duroc chromosome 12, Sscrofa11.1, whole genome shotgun sequence, the DNA window GGCCGTGTCTGCTGGTGAGTGGACAGGAGCGCGGGTACCCGTGGCTTTCCTGGGTGTCTGCCGCtatttacccccccccccccccccccgcagaaTTCTAACTTGCGATCACTTTGCAGACCCCAACGTCCCCAATGTCGTGGTGACCCGCCTGACCCTGGTGTGTAGCACTGCCCCAGGGCCTCTAGAGCTGGACCTGACAGGTGAGTGGCCTCTCCGAGGTTCCTGGCTGGGGCCGCAGCGGTCGGCTGCTTCCGCTAAAAATAGTTTCTCGGGCTGCTGGCGCCCTCTGCTGGGGAGCACAAGAAGTGCAGCCGAGTCCTCTTACAGGGGTTGTGGCTTTTCCAGTCTTGCGTCTGGGGTGCCCAGGATGGTGGGAGGTGACTTCCTTTGGGTGAACTTCCTAGCATGGTCTTTCTCTCAAATTCAGGAGATCTGGAGAGTTTCAAGAAGCAATCCTTTGTGCTGAAGGAGGGTGTGGAATACCGGATAAAGATCTCTTTCCGGGTAAGGCGCCGGCGTCGGGGAGGTGCGGGGCCTGGGTGGGAAAGCCTCGCTGAGCCCTGCTCGGGGTGCCTCCCTGCAGGTGAACCGAGAGATCGTGTCGGGCATGAAGTACATCCAGCACACGTACAGGAAGGGGGTCAAGAGTGAGTGAGcggggcccccagcccccaggagggagggagacccggggggtggggagcagagctgCCTCCTGACGGCTGTGTTCCCTGCATCGCAGTCGACAAGACCGATTACATGGTGGGGAGCTACGGGCCCCGGGCGGAGGAGTATGAGTTCCTGACGCCCATGGAGGAGGCGCCCAAGGGCATGCTGGCTCGAGGCAGCTACAGCATCAAGTCGCGCTTCACAGACGACGACAGGACCGACCACCTGTCCTGGGAGTGGAACCTCACCATCAAGAAGGAGTGGAAGGACTGAGCTGCGGCCGGAGGGAGGCGGGCAGGGCGGCCGAGGTCGAGGacgtgcccccccaccccccccatcccccggACCCCAGACCAAAGTGCCGCCAGGGCCACCCACACTGCCGCCTCTCCCCGTCTGCCTCCTGGCCGCCCGCCCCTCCACCCTTCCAGCCCGCAGACCCAGCCGCCTCGGTGGTCTAGTGTCGTTGCTGCTTCCGCCTGTGCTGGGGGGGGTGGGCTCCTCCCAGGCCTTGTCTCCCCTTCGGTGTCCTCGAAGTCCCCACCTTCCTGACCCGACCCGAGGCCCTGGCTTCCCCCAGGAGAGTCGGGCATCGCGTGGGAGCTCTGGGTGCCCGGGTCCCTGGGCCTCCAGTCGCCCTGGCTCCCACCGTGGCCCCCTTCCCGGCGGGGGCGGGCTGTACCGCGTAGGGCCTGGCGGGGCCGGTTGTCCTCCCGCTTTCACTTCTCCCCGGTCAGTCCATCCACCGCTGTCAGTGACCGTCTAACCATGATGCCTTAACATGTGAACGCGTGCTGGGGGGGCGGCCCTAACCTCTAACCCCGTGTCTGCATGAGCATGTGGTCTCCCCCGGTCCCTGCCCTGTCCGCGCTCCCTGTGGCCCGGGGAGGTGTGTGGGGTGTGCTGCTCCCCAGTCTGCCCGGGCCTGGCCGGCCCCCTTCCCCGGCCAGCGCTGTGGGACGGCTCCTGGGGCTCGGGAAAGCCAAATTGCCAA includes these proteins:
- the ARHGDIA gene encoding rho GDP-dissociation inhibitor 1; translated protein: MAEQEPTAEQLAQIAAENEEDEHSVNYKPPAQKSIQEIQELDKDDESLRKYKEALLGRVAVSADPNVPNVVVTRLTLVCSTAPGPLELDLTGDLESFKKQSFVLKEGVEYRIKISFRVNREIVSGMKYIQHTYRKGVKIDKTDYMVGSYGPRAEEYEFLTPMEEAPKGMLARGSYSIKSRFTDDDRTDHLSWEWNLTIKKEWKD
- the ARHGDIA gene encoding rho GDP-dissociation inhibitor 1 isoform X1, producing MPPCPQVSQTPLEESMAEQEPTAEQLAQIAAENEEDEHSVNYKPPAQKSIQEIQELDKDDESLRKYKEALLGRVAVSADPNVPNVVVTRLTLVCSTAPGPLELDLTGDLESFKKQSFVLKEGVEYRIKISFRVNREIVSGMKYIQHTYRKGVKIDKTDYMVGSYGPRAEEYEFLTPMEEAPKGMLARGSYSIKSRFTDDDRTDHLSWEWNLTIKKEWKD